Proteins encoded in a region of the Thermocaproicibacter melissae genome:
- the feoB gene encoding ferrous iron transport protein B, with protein sequence MIFALVGNQNCGKTTLFNQLTGSNQHVGNFPGVTVERKDGVIRGHNSATVVDLPGIYSLSPYSNEEIVTRDFLLESHPNAIINIVDATNIERNLYLSLQLIELNIPMVIALNMMDEVRANGGTVKIDAFRQQIGVPVVPISASKNEGIDELIDVVIETARNKRLPKRQDFCSGAVHRTIHSIAHMVEDHAQRIHVPPRFAATKLVEGDEPMRKALNLSQNELDMIEHDVKEMERELQTDREAALADMRYTFIENLCAATVVRMGESKEHKRSVRIDKVLTGKYLAIPVFLLIMLLIFWLTFDVLGKWLSDLLAEGIAIVTDATDAGLTAYGINPVVKSLIIDGVFAGVGSVLQFLPIIVVLFFFLSILEDSGYMARVAFVMDKPLRKLGLSGRSIVPMLIGFGCSVPAIMATRTLSSERDRKMTILLTPFMSCSAKLPIYAVFTAAFFPRYAPLVMIGLYLFGVLMGIVSALLMKRTIFHGNPVPFVMELPNYRLPSAKSVLLLVWDKAKGFLVRAFTVIFAATIVIWFLQTFDTRFNVVESSKNSMLAIVGSWLAPIFAPLGFGDWKASTALLTGFTAKEAVISTLAVLTGTNVSDLGQTLATMFTPLTAFSFLIFTLLYTPCVAAISVVRQEMKSAKGAIGVVLYQCGFAWIAAFLVYHIGMLFVH encoded by the coding sequence GTGATTTTTGCCCTAGTCGGAAACCAGAACTGCGGCAAGACCACCCTTTTTAACCAGCTGACGGGTTCCAATCAGCACGTCGGGAACTTTCCCGGCGTTACCGTAGAGCGGAAAGACGGTGTCATTCGCGGCCACAACTCGGCAACGGTCGTTGACCTTCCGGGAATCTATTCCCTTTCGCCTTATTCCAACGAAGAAATCGTTACGCGCGACTTTCTGCTGGAAAGCCACCCCAATGCCATCATCAACATCGTCGATGCAACAAATATTGAGCGAAATCTTTATTTGAGCTTGCAGTTGATTGAACTGAATATTCCGATGGTAATTGCGCTCAATATGATGGATGAGGTTCGCGCAAACGGCGGCACCGTAAAGATTGATGCGTTTCGGCAGCAGATCGGTGTTCCGGTGGTGCCGATCAGCGCCAGCAAGAACGAAGGCATTGACGAGCTGATTGACGTTGTCATCGAAACGGCGCGCAACAAGCGCCTGCCAAAGCGCCAGGACTTCTGCAGCGGCGCCGTGCACCGCACCATTCACTCCATCGCACATATGGTCGAGGACCACGCGCAGCGTATCCATGTTCCGCCGCGCTTTGCCGCCACAAAGCTTGTTGAGGGCGACGAGCCAATGCGCAAGGCGCTGAACCTTTCGCAGAACGAGCTGGACATGATTGAGCACGATGTCAAGGAAATGGAACGCGAACTCCAGACGGACCGTGAAGCTGCCCTCGCGGATATGCGCTATACATTCATCGAGAATCTGTGCGCAGCGACCGTCGTTCGCATGGGTGAATCGAAAGAACACAAGCGCAGCGTTCGTATCGACAAGGTTCTCACCGGCAAATATCTCGCTATCCCCGTGTTTTTGCTGATTATGCTGCTGATTTTCTGGCTGACGTTCGATGTTCTCGGCAAATGGCTGAGCGACCTGCTGGCTGAGGGAATCGCCATTGTAACAGACGCCACCGATGCCGGACTTACGGCCTACGGAATCAACCCTGTCGTAAAATCGCTGATTATCGACGGTGTGTTCGCAGGTGTGGGCAGCGTGCTTCAATTCCTGCCAATCATCGTTGTACTGTTCTTCTTCCTTTCGATTCTGGAAGACAGCGGTTATATGGCGCGCGTGGCGTTTGTCATGGATAAGCCGCTGCGCAAGCTCGGCCTTTCCGGCCGAAGCATCGTGCCGATGCTGATTGGATTTGGATGCTCAGTTCCTGCGATTATGGCGACGAGAACGCTCTCCAGTGAGCGTGACCGCAAAATGACCATTCTGCTCACGCCGTTTATGAGCTGCAGCGCGAAGCTCCCGATTTACGCCGTTTTCACGGCGGCTTTCTTTCCCCGCTACGCGCCTCTTGTCATGATTGGGCTGTATCTTTTCGGCGTGCTGATGGGCATTGTAAGCGCGCTCTTGATGAAAAGGACCATCTTCCACGGAAACCCGGTTCCGTTCGTCATGGAACTGCCGAACTACCGCCTGCCGAGCGCAAAAAGCGTTCTGCTGCTCGTCTGGGACAAAGCCAAGGGCTTCCTTGTGCGTGCCTTCACCGTGATTTTTGCCGCCACCATCGTCATTTGGTTCCTGCAGACCTTTGACACGCGGTTCAATGTTGTGGAATCCAGCAAAAACAGCATGCTGGCCATCGTCGGTTCGTGGCTTGCCCCGATATTCGCCCCACTTGGTTTCGGCGACTGGAAGGCTTCAACGGCCCTTTTGACCGGCTTTACCGCAAAGGAAGCCGTCATCAGCACTTTGGCGGTTCTGACCGGCACCAATGTTTCCGACCTTGGCCAGACGCTTGCCACCATGTTCACGCCGCTCACCGCATTTTCATTCTTGATTTTCACACTGCTTTATACCCCTTGTGTAGCGGCCATCAGTGTCGTCCGTCAGGAAATGAAAAGCGCGAAGGGCGCCATCGGCGTTGTCCTCTACCAGTGCGGTTTTGCTTGGATTGCCGCGTTCCTCGTTTACCATATCGGTATGTTGTTCGTCCATTAA
- a CDS encoding FeoB-associated Cys-rich membrane protein, whose amino-acid sequence MKPLDYVLIAAALVLLFFAVRYSFRHRNESCDGGCSSCPYAASCNKKKK is encoded by the coding sequence ATGAAACCGCTCGATTACGTATTGATCGCTGCTGCGTTGGTTTTGCTTTTCTTCGCGGTGCGTTACTCGTTCCGCCACAGAAACGAAAGCTGCGACGGAGGCTGTTCCTCCTGTCCGTACGCCGCCAGCTGCAACAAAAAGAAGAAATAG
- a CDS encoding DegV family protein: MEEYQIITDSTSDLTQEMVDELGVEVIPMSFTLGQDSYYDYPDERELSSHDFYSRIAAGETSTTNQITLTVFTETFEKYLQAGKDVLYIGFSSGLSGTYNNSVLVARELSEKYPSRKIYAVDTLGASLGEGVLVWYAAQMQRKGSSIDEVKNWVEENRNRLHHWFTVDDLNHLKRGGRISGTATMVGTMLGIKPVMHFDDEGHIVLIDKVRGRKQSLDTLVKHMELTSENPKEQTIFISHSDSLEGAEYVRDQVAQKFGVKEFRIAPIGPVIGAHTGTGTVALFYFGKDREAGLKK, translated from the coding sequence ATGGAAGAGTATCAGATCATAACAGACTCCACAAGCGACCTAACGCAGGAAATGGTCGATGAGCTTGGTGTTGAAGTAATTCCTATGAGCTTCACGCTCGGACAGGATTCTTATTATGATTATCCGGATGAACGCGAACTTTCATCTCATGACTTCTACTCCAGAATTGCTGCGGGAGAGACATCAACAACAAACCAGATTACCTTGACGGTGTTTACCGAAACATTTGAAAAATATCTTCAAGCCGGAAAAGATGTCCTTTACATCGGCTTTTCCTCCGGCTTGAGTGGCACATATAATAATTCCGTACTTGTGGCTCGGGAACTTTCGGAGAAGTATCCCAGTCGGAAAATCTATGCGGTCGATACTCTTGGAGCTTCGCTCGGCGAGGGTGTGCTTGTGTGGTACGCAGCACAGATGCAGCGTAAAGGCTCTTCCATTGACGAAGTGAAGAATTGGGTTGAGGAGAACCGCAACAGGCTGCATCACTGGTTTACGGTAGACGACTTGAACCACTTGAAGCGCGGCGGCAGAATATCCGGTACGGCGACAATGGTGGGCACGATGCTCGGCATTAAGCCGGTCATGCATTTTGACGATGAAGGCCACATTGTACTGATTGACAAGGTCCGCGGGCGCAAGCAGTCGCTGGATACCCTTGTAAAGCACATGGAGTTGACAAGCGAAAATCCTAAAGAGCAGACAATTTTCATCAGCCACAGCGATTCTTTGGAGGGCGCGGAATACGTCCGGGATCAGGTGGCACAGAAATTCGGCGTAAAGGAGTTTCGCATTGCACCAATCGGGCCGGTCATCGGCGCACATACCGGAACTGGCACCGTTGCACTGTTTTACTTTGGAAAAGACCGCGAGGCCGGCCTGAAAAAATAA
- the rplQ gene encoding 50S ribosomal protein L17, with product MPGTRKLGRATDCRTAMLRAMVTFLLENGKIETTVTRAKEVRSMAEKMITIAKKDSLANKRLVYGFVTKDAVVHKLFTEIAPKYAERNGGYTRITKIGPRRGDAAEMAIIELV from the coding sequence ATGCCAGGAACCAGAAAGCTTGGAAGAGCCACTGACTGCAGAACAGCAATGCTGCGCGCCATGGTTACTTTTCTGTTAGAGAATGGCAAGATCGAAACCACCGTCACTCGTGCCAAAGAGGTTCGCTCCATGGCCGAGAAGATGATTACGATCGCAAAAAAGGACAGCCTCGCCAACAAGCGTCTTGTTTACGGCTTTGTCACAAAAGACGCAGTCGTACACAAGCTCTTCACAGAGATTGCCCCGAAATATGCCGAGCGTAACGGCGGCTACACCCGCATTACGAAAATCGGCCCCCGCCGCGGAGATGCTGCGGAGATGGCCATTATCGAGCTGGTTTGA
- a CDS encoding DNA-directed RNA polymerase subunit alpha, translating into MIEFEKPKIETSDLSEDGTYGKFVVEPLERGFGTTLGNSLRRVLLSSLQGVAVTSVKIDGVLHEFSTIPGVKEDVTEIILNLKGLTAKLHCNGPKTVEIAAEGPCEVTADSIKCDSEVEILNPDMHIATLGEGAKLFMEITLDKGRGYVPAERNKQNMGANVIGVLPVDSIYTPVYKVNYNVEPTRVGQSIDYDKLTLEVWTNGVISAQEAVSLAAKVLTEHLNLFVDLSDKGSSTEIMVEKDDKSKEKLLNMTIEELDLSVRSFNCLKRAGINTVGDIISRTEEDMMKVRNLGRKSLEEVVWKMASLGFNLRKEDE; encoded by the coding sequence ATGATCGAGTTTGAGAAGCCAAAAATAGAGACAAGTGATTTATCCGAGGACGGAACCTACGGCAAGTTCGTTGTTGAGCCGCTGGAACGTGGCTTTGGAACGACTTTGGGAAATAGCCTCAGGCGTGTGCTCCTTTCTTCGCTGCAGGGAGTAGCGGTGACCTCGGTCAAAATCGACGGCGTACTTCATGAGTTTTCCACCATTCCCGGTGTCAAAGAGGATGTAACAGAGATTATCCTCAACCTGAAAGGTTTGACCGCAAAACTGCACTGCAATGGCCCCAAAACGGTGGAAATCGCCGCCGAAGGCCCGTGCGAAGTAACGGCAGACTCTATCAAGTGCGACAGTGAAGTGGAAATCCTGAATCCGGATATGCACATTGCCACATTGGGCGAAGGTGCCAAGCTGTTCATGGAAATCACCCTTGACAAGGGCCGCGGCTATGTTCCCGCTGAGCGGAACAAGCAGAACATGGGTGCCAACGTAATCGGTGTGCTGCCGGTGGATTCCATTTATACCCCGGTTTATAAAGTTAATTACAATGTTGAGCCGACCCGCGTCGGACAGAGTATCGACTACGATAAGCTGACGCTGGAAGTCTGGACGAACGGAGTCATTAGTGCGCAGGAAGCCGTTTCACTTGCTGCAAAGGTGCTTACCGAGCATCTCAATCTGTTCGTTGATTTGTCCGATAAGGGCAGCAGCACAGAAATCATGGTAGAAAAAGACGACAAGAGCAAAGAGAAGCTCCTCAACATGACGATTGAGGAACTCGACCTTTCGGTTCGTTCTTTCAACTGCCTGAAACGTGCAGGAATCAATACTGTCGGCGATATCATCAGCAGGACAGAAGAAGACATGATGAAAGTTCGCAACCTTGGGCGCAAGTCCCTGGAAGAAGTCGTCTGGAAGATGGCTTCGTTGGGCTTCAATCTCCGCAAGGAAGACGAATGA